A stretch of the Solanum dulcamara chromosome 6, daSolDulc1.2, whole genome shotgun sequence genome encodes the following:
- the LOC129891396 gene encoding topless-related protein 4-like isoform X1, with amino-acid sequence MSSLSRELVFLILQFLDEEKFKDAVHKLEQESGFYFNMRHFDEMVGNGEWDEVEKYLSGFTKVDDNRYSMKIFFEIRKQKYLEALDRNDRPKAVEILVKDLKVFSAFNEELFKEITQLLTLDNFRDNEQLSKYGDTKSARGIMLLELKKLIEANPLFRDKLTFPSLKNARLRTLINQSLNWQHQLCKSPKPNPDIKTLFVDHSCGPSQPNGARAPSPVTHPLMGAVPKPGVFQPLGPHGVSPFQQAPAPLQNALAGWMTNPSQVSHPSASAGPIGFTTPNNAAAAAMLKRPRTPTNNSTVDYQTADSEHMLKRSRPFGVSDEVNNMPINILPGGYSGQSHAQSSYSSDDLPKAFVMTLNQGSAVKSMDFHPVQQILLLVGTATGEIMIWELSSRERMANRSFKIWDLGQCSVALQASMASEYSASVNRVMWSPDGTLFGVAFSKHIVHIYSYHGGNDLRNHLEIEAHSGSVNDLAFSYPNKQICIVTCGDDRLIKVWDAVSGSKQYTFEGHEAPVYSVCPHHKESIQFIFSTTIDGKIKAWLYDNMGSRVDYDAPGHSSTTMAYSADGTRLFSCGTNKEGESYLVEWNESEGAVKRTFIGLGKRAGGVVQFDTTKNRFLAAGDEFTIKFWEMDNVNMLTTTDADGGLPASPCLRFSKEGMLLAVSTSDNGLKILANTDGVRLLRSMENRSIDASRVSSASAVKPPMVGSFGPPNTSVAASFVDRAVPMTSMNGENRNLGDARPRAAEEPFDKSRIWKPTEINEPSQCRSLKLPDSVAAPRVTRLIYTNSGHAILALAANAVHKLWKWPRNDRHPTGKANASIVPQLWQPPSGTLMTNDTNDTNPEEVVPCFALSKNDSYVMSASGGKISLFNMMTFKTMTTFMPAPPAATFLAFHPQDNNVIAIGMDDSSIQIYNVRVDEVKTKLKGHQKRITGLAFSNSLNVLISAGADSQLCVWSSDTWEKQISKHLQIPAGRAAAPQADTRVQFHQDQTQLLVVHETQIAIFEAPKLECLKQWVPREASGPITHATYSCDSQSIFVSFEDASVGVLSASTLRWRCRINPTSYLPANPSSRVHPLVIAAHPSDPNQFALGLNDGAVVVLEPLEAEGKWGTLPPAENGTGPSTSGAANSDQPQR; translated from the exons ATGTCTTCGTTGAGTAGAGAGCTTGTATTTTTGATACTACAGTTTTTGGATGAGGAGAAATTCAAAGATGCGGTTCACAA ATTGGAGCAAGAATCTGGGTTTTACTTTAACATGAGGCATTTTGATGAAATGGTGGGgaatggagaatgggatgaagTGGAGAAGTACTTATCTGGGTTCACTAAGGTTGATGATAATAGATACTCCATGAAAATTTTCTTTGAGATCCGAAAGCAAAAGTATCTAGAAGCTCTGGATAG GAATGACCGTCCTAAAGCTGTTGAAATCCTAGTTAAGGACTTGAAGGTGTTTTCAGCGTTTAATGAAGAGCTCTTCAAAGAAATAACACAGCTTTTGACTCTTGACAACTTTAG GGATAACGAGCAATTATCTAAATATGGAGATACCAAGTCTGCTAGGGGTATAATGCTTCTGGAACTCAAGAAATTGATAGAAGCAAATCCCCTTTTTCGTGATAAGCTGACCTTTCCCTCCTTGAAGAACGCAAGACTGCGGACATTAATCAACCAGAG TTTGAACTGGCAGCATCAGCTTTGTAAGAGTCCAAAGCCTAATCCTGACATAAAGACCTTATTTGTGGACCATTCTTGTGGTCCATCACAGCCAAATGGTGCACGTGCTCCATCCCCTGTAACCCATCCTCTCATGGGAGCTGTTCCAAAGCCGGGGGTTTTTCAACCTCTGGGTCCTCATGGTGTAAGT CCTTTCCAGCAAGCACCTGCTCCTCTGCAAAACGCTCTTGCTGGGTGGATGACTAATCCTTCCCAAGTCTCTCATCCTTCTGCTTCTGCTGGACCAATAGGTTTTACCACTCCAAATAATGCAGCAG CAGCAGCTATGCTAAAGCGTCCGAGGACTCCTACAAATAACTCAACAGTAGACTATCAAACAGCTGACTCGGAGCACATGTTAAAGAGATCAAGACCTTTTGGTGTATCAGATGAA GTAAATAATATGCCTATCAATATTTTACCTGGTGGATACTCCGGACAAAGCCATGCGCAAAGTTCATACTCATCAGATGATTTGCCCAAGGCTTTTGTTATGACTCTAAATCAGGGTTCGGCAGTCAAGAGTATGGATTTCCATCCGGTGCAGCAGATTTTGCTTCTTG TTGGTACTGCCACAGGAGAGATTATGATTTGGGAATTGAGTTCTAGGGAGAGGATGGCTAACAGAAGTTTCAAGATTTGGGATCTTGGACAATGTTCAGTGGCTTTACAG GCATCTATGGCAAGCGAGTACTCTGCATCAGTTAACCGTGTAATGTGGAGTCCTGATGGCACTCTGTTTG GTGTTGCATTCTCTAAGCACATTGTGCACATCTACTCATATCACGGTGGCAATGATCTTAGAAACCACCTTGAG ATTGAGGCTCATTCAGGAAGTGTCAACGATCTTGCCTTTTCCTACCCTAACAAACAGATTTGTATTGTAACCTGTGGTGATGACAGGCTTATTAAG GTGTGGGATGCGGTGTCAGGGTCTAAGCAATATACTTTTGAGGGTCATGAGGCACCAGTCTATTCAGTATGTCCACATCACAAAGAAAGTATTCAG TTTATCTTCTCAACTACAATTGATGGGAAAATAAAGGCGTGGTTATACGATAACATGGGTTCAAGAGTTGACTATGATGCACCAGGTCATTCATCAACCACAATGGCCTATAGTGCTGATGGAACAAG GTTATTCTCATGTGGGACTAACAAAGAAGGAGAGTCATATCTTGTTGAATGGAATGAAAGTGAAGGAGCTGTAAAGCGTACGTTTATTGGTCTGGGGAAGCGTGCAGGTGGGGTAGTGCAATTTGACACtactaaaaatagatttttggCAGCTGGTGATGAATTCACGATCAAATTTTGGGAAATGGACAATGTTAACATGCTGACAACTACTGATGCTGACGGTGGCTTACCG GCTTCTCCTTGCCTCCGATTTAGCAAGGAAGGAATGTTGTTGGCTGTTTCGACGAGTGACAATGGGCTAAAAATCTTAGCAAATACAGATGGTGTTAGGCTTTTAAGATCCATGGAAAATCGCTCAATTGATGCTTCTAGAGTATCTTCTGCTTCTGCTGTGAAG CCCCCCATGGTGGGAAGTTTTGGGCCTCCTAACACTTCTGTTGCTGCAAGCTTTGTAGATCGAGCAGTGCCAATGACATCCATG AATGGTGAAAATCGCAATTTAGGTGATGCAAGGCCAAGAGCTGCAGAAGAGCCTTTTGATAAATCTAGAATCTGGAAACCGACTGAAATTAATGAACCATCACAGTGCAGATCCTTGAAGCTTCCTGACAGTGTAGCAGCACCGAGG GTTACAAGGTTGATATATACAAATTCAGGACACGCTATACTGGCATTAGCTGCCAATGCTGTGCACAAACTTTGGAAATGGCCCAGAAATGACCGACACCCGACAGGGAAG GCTAATGCAAGTATTGTTCCACAACTATGGCAACCTCCAAGTGGGACACTGATGACAAATGATACTAATGACACAAATCCTGAAGAGGTTGTTCCTTGTTTTGCACTTTCAAAGAATGACTCCTACGTCATGTCAGCTTCTGGAGGGAAAATATCGTTGTTCAATATGATGACTTTTAAG ACTATGACAACATTTATGCCCGCCCCACCTGCAGCAACCTTTTTGGCGTTTCATCCTCAAGATAACAATGTTATTGCCATAGGCATGGATGACTCCTCCATCCAGATATATAATGTCCGAGTTGACGAG GTAAAGACAAAGCTCAAAGGACATCAGAAAAGAATAACTGGCCTTGCTTTTTCGAATTCTCTCAATGTGCTTATATCTGCAGGAGCAGATTCTCAg CTGTGTGTTTGGAGCAGTGATACTTGGGAGAAGCAAATAAGCAAACACTTGCAGATTCCTGCTGGGCGTGCAGCTGCTCCTCAAGCAGATACTCGTGTACAATTTCACCAGGATCAGACACAATTGTTGGTAGTGCACGAAACACAGATAGCCATATTTGAAGCTCCTAAACTGGAGTGCCTCAAACAG TGGGTACCTAGAGAGGCAAGTGGACCAATTACACATGCAACATATTCTTGTGATAGCCAATCTATTTTTGTTAGTTTTGAAGATGCAAGTGTAGGTGTTCTCAGTGCTTCTACACTGCGATGGAGATGTCGGATCAATCCTACTTCATACCTCCCGGCTAATCCGAG TTCAAGGGTGCATCCGCTTGTTATCGCTGCCCATCCATCTGATCCGAATCAGTTTGCGTTGGGACTAAACGATGGTGCTGTAGTTGTACTTGAGCCGCTTGAGGCTGAAGGTAAATGGGGAACATTGCCCCCAGCTGAAAATGGTACTGGGCCAAGCACTTCAGGTGCTGCGAATTCAGATCAACCCCAGAGGTAG
- the LOC129891396 gene encoding topless-related protein 4-like isoform X3 → MSSLSRELVFLILQFLDEEKFKDAVHKLEQESGFYFNMRHFDEMVGNGEWDEVEKYLSGFTKVDDNRYSMKIFFEIRKQKYLEALDRNDRPKAVEILVKDLKVFSAFNEELFKEITQLLTLDNFRDNEQLSKYGDTKSARGIMLLELKKLIEANPLFRDKLTFPSLKNARLRTLINQSLNWQHQLCKSPKPNPDIKTLFVDHSCGPSQPNGARAPSPVTHPLMGAVPKPGVFQPLGPHGPFQQAPAPLQNALAGWMTNPSQVSHPSASAGPIGFTTPNNAAAAAMLKRPRTPTNNSTVDYQTADSEHMLKRSRPFGVSDEVNNMPINILPGGYSGQSHAQSSYSSDDLPKAFVMTLNQGSAVKSMDFHPVQQILLLVGTATGEIMIWELSSRERMANRSFKIWDLGQCSVALQASMASEYSASVNRVMWSPDGTLFGVAFSKHIVHIYSYHGGNDLRNHLEIEAHSGSVNDLAFSYPNKQICIVTCGDDRLIKVWDAVSGSKQYTFEGHEAPVYSVCPHHKESIQFIFSTTIDGKIKAWLYDNMGSRVDYDAPGHSSTTMAYSADGTRLFSCGTNKEGESYLVEWNESEGAVKRTFIGLGKRAGGVVQFDTTKNRFLAAGDEFTIKFWEMDNVNMLTTTDADGGLPASPCLRFSKEGMLLAVSTSDNGLKILANTDGVRLLRSMENRSIDASRVSSASAVKPPMVGSFGPPNTSVAASFVDRAVPMTSMNGENRNLGDARPRAAEEPFDKSRIWKPTEINEPSQCRSLKLPDSVAAPRVTRLIYTNSGHAILALAANAVHKLWKWPRNDRHPTGKANASIVPQLWQPPSGTLMTNDTNDTNPEEVVPCFALSKNDSYVMSASGGKISLFNMMTFKTMTTFMPAPPAATFLAFHPQDNNVIAIGMDDSSIQIYNVRVDEVKTKLKGHQKRITGLAFSNSLNVLISAGADSQLCVWSSDTWEKQISKHLQIPAGRAAAPQADTRVQFHQDQTQLLVVHETQIAIFEAPKLECLKQWVPREASGPITHATYSCDSQSIFVSFEDASVGVLSASTLRWRCRINPTSYLPANPSSRVHPLVIAAHPSDPNQFALGLNDGAVVVLEPLEAEGKWGTLPPAENGTGPSTSGAANSDQPQR, encoded by the exons ATGTCTTCGTTGAGTAGAGAGCTTGTATTTTTGATACTACAGTTTTTGGATGAGGAGAAATTCAAAGATGCGGTTCACAA ATTGGAGCAAGAATCTGGGTTTTACTTTAACATGAGGCATTTTGATGAAATGGTGGGgaatggagaatgggatgaagTGGAGAAGTACTTATCTGGGTTCACTAAGGTTGATGATAATAGATACTCCATGAAAATTTTCTTTGAGATCCGAAAGCAAAAGTATCTAGAAGCTCTGGATAG GAATGACCGTCCTAAAGCTGTTGAAATCCTAGTTAAGGACTTGAAGGTGTTTTCAGCGTTTAATGAAGAGCTCTTCAAAGAAATAACACAGCTTTTGACTCTTGACAACTTTAG GGATAACGAGCAATTATCTAAATATGGAGATACCAAGTCTGCTAGGGGTATAATGCTTCTGGAACTCAAGAAATTGATAGAAGCAAATCCCCTTTTTCGTGATAAGCTGACCTTTCCCTCCTTGAAGAACGCAAGACTGCGGACATTAATCAACCAGAG TTTGAACTGGCAGCATCAGCTTTGTAAGAGTCCAAAGCCTAATCCTGACATAAAGACCTTATTTGTGGACCATTCTTGTGGTCCATCACAGCCAAATGGTGCACGTGCTCCATCCCCTGTAACCCATCCTCTCATGGGAGCTGTTCCAAAGCCGGGGGTTTTTCAACCTCTGGGTCCTCATGGT CCTTTCCAGCAAGCACCTGCTCCTCTGCAAAACGCTCTTGCTGGGTGGATGACTAATCCTTCCCAAGTCTCTCATCCTTCTGCTTCTGCTGGACCAATAGGTTTTACCACTCCAAATAATGCAGCAG CAGCAGCTATGCTAAAGCGTCCGAGGACTCCTACAAATAACTCAACAGTAGACTATCAAACAGCTGACTCGGAGCACATGTTAAAGAGATCAAGACCTTTTGGTGTATCAGATGAA GTAAATAATATGCCTATCAATATTTTACCTGGTGGATACTCCGGACAAAGCCATGCGCAAAGTTCATACTCATCAGATGATTTGCCCAAGGCTTTTGTTATGACTCTAAATCAGGGTTCGGCAGTCAAGAGTATGGATTTCCATCCGGTGCAGCAGATTTTGCTTCTTG TTGGTACTGCCACAGGAGAGATTATGATTTGGGAATTGAGTTCTAGGGAGAGGATGGCTAACAGAAGTTTCAAGATTTGGGATCTTGGACAATGTTCAGTGGCTTTACAG GCATCTATGGCAAGCGAGTACTCTGCATCAGTTAACCGTGTAATGTGGAGTCCTGATGGCACTCTGTTTG GTGTTGCATTCTCTAAGCACATTGTGCACATCTACTCATATCACGGTGGCAATGATCTTAGAAACCACCTTGAG ATTGAGGCTCATTCAGGAAGTGTCAACGATCTTGCCTTTTCCTACCCTAACAAACAGATTTGTATTGTAACCTGTGGTGATGACAGGCTTATTAAG GTGTGGGATGCGGTGTCAGGGTCTAAGCAATATACTTTTGAGGGTCATGAGGCACCAGTCTATTCAGTATGTCCACATCACAAAGAAAGTATTCAG TTTATCTTCTCAACTACAATTGATGGGAAAATAAAGGCGTGGTTATACGATAACATGGGTTCAAGAGTTGACTATGATGCACCAGGTCATTCATCAACCACAATGGCCTATAGTGCTGATGGAACAAG GTTATTCTCATGTGGGACTAACAAAGAAGGAGAGTCATATCTTGTTGAATGGAATGAAAGTGAAGGAGCTGTAAAGCGTACGTTTATTGGTCTGGGGAAGCGTGCAGGTGGGGTAGTGCAATTTGACACtactaaaaatagatttttggCAGCTGGTGATGAATTCACGATCAAATTTTGGGAAATGGACAATGTTAACATGCTGACAACTACTGATGCTGACGGTGGCTTACCG GCTTCTCCTTGCCTCCGATTTAGCAAGGAAGGAATGTTGTTGGCTGTTTCGACGAGTGACAATGGGCTAAAAATCTTAGCAAATACAGATGGTGTTAGGCTTTTAAGATCCATGGAAAATCGCTCAATTGATGCTTCTAGAGTATCTTCTGCTTCTGCTGTGAAG CCCCCCATGGTGGGAAGTTTTGGGCCTCCTAACACTTCTGTTGCTGCAAGCTTTGTAGATCGAGCAGTGCCAATGACATCCATG AATGGTGAAAATCGCAATTTAGGTGATGCAAGGCCAAGAGCTGCAGAAGAGCCTTTTGATAAATCTAGAATCTGGAAACCGACTGAAATTAATGAACCATCACAGTGCAGATCCTTGAAGCTTCCTGACAGTGTAGCAGCACCGAGG GTTACAAGGTTGATATATACAAATTCAGGACACGCTATACTGGCATTAGCTGCCAATGCTGTGCACAAACTTTGGAAATGGCCCAGAAATGACCGACACCCGACAGGGAAG GCTAATGCAAGTATTGTTCCACAACTATGGCAACCTCCAAGTGGGACACTGATGACAAATGATACTAATGACACAAATCCTGAAGAGGTTGTTCCTTGTTTTGCACTTTCAAAGAATGACTCCTACGTCATGTCAGCTTCTGGAGGGAAAATATCGTTGTTCAATATGATGACTTTTAAG ACTATGACAACATTTATGCCCGCCCCACCTGCAGCAACCTTTTTGGCGTTTCATCCTCAAGATAACAATGTTATTGCCATAGGCATGGATGACTCCTCCATCCAGATATATAATGTCCGAGTTGACGAG GTAAAGACAAAGCTCAAAGGACATCAGAAAAGAATAACTGGCCTTGCTTTTTCGAATTCTCTCAATGTGCTTATATCTGCAGGAGCAGATTCTCAg CTGTGTGTTTGGAGCAGTGATACTTGGGAGAAGCAAATAAGCAAACACTTGCAGATTCCTGCTGGGCGTGCAGCTGCTCCTCAAGCAGATACTCGTGTACAATTTCACCAGGATCAGACACAATTGTTGGTAGTGCACGAAACACAGATAGCCATATTTGAAGCTCCTAAACTGGAGTGCCTCAAACAG TGGGTACCTAGAGAGGCAAGTGGACCAATTACACATGCAACATATTCTTGTGATAGCCAATCTATTTTTGTTAGTTTTGAAGATGCAAGTGTAGGTGTTCTCAGTGCTTCTACACTGCGATGGAGATGTCGGATCAATCCTACTTCATACCTCCCGGCTAATCCGAG TTCAAGGGTGCATCCGCTTGTTATCGCTGCCCATCCATCTGATCCGAATCAGTTTGCGTTGGGACTAAACGATGGTGCTGTAGTTGTACTTGAGCCGCTTGAGGCTGAAGGTAAATGGGGAACATTGCCCCCAGCTGAAAATGGTACTGGGCCAAGCACTTCAGGTGCTGCGAATTCAGATCAACCCCAGAGGTAG
- the LOC129891396 gene encoding topless-related protein 4-like isoform X2 yields MSSLSRELVFLILQFLDEEKFKDAVHKLEQESGFYFNMRHFDEMVGNGEWDEVEKYLSGFTKVDDNRYSMKIFFEIRKQKYLEALDRNDRPKAVEILVKDLKVFSAFNEELFKEITQLLTLDNFRDNEQLSKYGDTKSARGIMLLELKKLIEANPLFRDKLTFPSLKNARLRTLINQSLNWQHQLCKSPKPNPDIKTLFVDHSCGPSQPNGARAPSPVTHPLMGAVPKPGVFQPLGPHGVSPFQQAPAPLQNALAGWMTNPSQVSHPSASAGPIGFTTPNNAAAAMLKRPRTPTNNSTVDYQTADSEHMLKRSRPFGVSDEVNNMPINILPGGYSGQSHAQSSYSSDDLPKAFVMTLNQGSAVKSMDFHPVQQILLLVGTATGEIMIWELSSRERMANRSFKIWDLGQCSVALQASMASEYSASVNRVMWSPDGTLFGVAFSKHIVHIYSYHGGNDLRNHLEIEAHSGSVNDLAFSYPNKQICIVTCGDDRLIKVWDAVSGSKQYTFEGHEAPVYSVCPHHKESIQFIFSTTIDGKIKAWLYDNMGSRVDYDAPGHSSTTMAYSADGTRLFSCGTNKEGESYLVEWNESEGAVKRTFIGLGKRAGGVVQFDTTKNRFLAAGDEFTIKFWEMDNVNMLTTTDADGGLPASPCLRFSKEGMLLAVSTSDNGLKILANTDGVRLLRSMENRSIDASRVSSASAVKPPMVGSFGPPNTSVAASFVDRAVPMTSMNGENRNLGDARPRAAEEPFDKSRIWKPTEINEPSQCRSLKLPDSVAAPRVTRLIYTNSGHAILALAANAVHKLWKWPRNDRHPTGKANASIVPQLWQPPSGTLMTNDTNDTNPEEVVPCFALSKNDSYVMSASGGKISLFNMMTFKTMTTFMPAPPAATFLAFHPQDNNVIAIGMDDSSIQIYNVRVDEVKTKLKGHQKRITGLAFSNSLNVLISAGADSQLCVWSSDTWEKQISKHLQIPAGRAAAPQADTRVQFHQDQTQLLVVHETQIAIFEAPKLECLKQWVPREASGPITHATYSCDSQSIFVSFEDASVGVLSASTLRWRCRINPTSYLPANPSSRVHPLVIAAHPSDPNQFALGLNDGAVVVLEPLEAEGKWGTLPPAENGTGPSTSGAANSDQPQR; encoded by the exons ATGTCTTCGTTGAGTAGAGAGCTTGTATTTTTGATACTACAGTTTTTGGATGAGGAGAAATTCAAAGATGCGGTTCACAA ATTGGAGCAAGAATCTGGGTTTTACTTTAACATGAGGCATTTTGATGAAATGGTGGGgaatggagaatgggatgaagTGGAGAAGTACTTATCTGGGTTCACTAAGGTTGATGATAATAGATACTCCATGAAAATTTTCTTTGAGATCCGAAAGCAAAAGTATCTAGAAGCTCTGGATAG GAATGACCGTCCTAAAGCTGTTGAAATCCTAGTTAAGGACTTGAAGGTGTTTTCAGCGTTTAATGAAGAGCTCTTCAAAGAAATAACACAGCTTTTGACTCTTGACAACTTTAG GGATAACGAGCAATTATCTAAATATGGAGATACCAAGTCTGCTAGGGGTATAATGCTTCTGGAACTCAAGAAATTGATAGAAGCAAATCCCCTTTTTCGTGATAAGCTGACCTTTCCCTCCTTGAAGAACGCAAGACTGCGGACATTAATCAACCAGAG TTTGAACTGGCAGCATCAGCTTTGTAAGAGTCCAAAGCCTAATCCTGACATAAAGACCTTATTTGTGGACCATTCTTGTGGTCCATCACAGCCAAATGGTGCACGTGCTCCATCCCCTGTAACCCATCCTCTCATGGGAGCTGTTCCAAAGCCGGGGGTTTTTCAACCTCTGGGTCCTCATGGTGTAAGT CCTTTCCAGCAAGCACCTGCTCCTCTGCAAAACGCTCTTGCTGGGTGGATGACTAATCCTTCCCAAGTCTCTCATCCTTCTGCTTCTGCTGGACCAATAGGTTTTACCACTCCAAATAATGCAGCAG CAGCTATGCTAAAGCGTCCGAGGACTCCTACAAATAACTCAACAGTAGACTATCAAACAGCTGACTCGGAGCACATGTTAAAGAGATCAAGACCTTTTGGTGTATCAGATGAA GTAAATAATATGCCTATCAATATTTTACCTGGTGGATACTCCGGACAAAGCCATGCGCAAAGTTCATACTCATCAGATGATTTGCCCAAGGCTTTTGTTATGACTCTAAATCAGGGTTCGGCAGTCAAGAGTATGGATTTCCATCCGGTGCAGCAGATTTTGCTTCTTG TTGGTACTGCCACAGGAGAGATTATGATTTGGGAATTGAGTTCTAGGGAGAGGATGGCTAACAGAAGTTTCAAGATTTGGGATCTTGGACAATGTTCAGTGGCTTTACAG GCATCTATGGCAAGCGAGTACTCTGCATCAGTTAACCGTGTAATGTGGAGTCCTGATGGCACTCTGTTTG GTGTTGCATTCTCTAAGCACATTGTGCACATCTACTCATATCACGGTGGCAATGATCTTAGAAACCACCTTGAG ATTGAGGCTCATTCAGGAAGTGTCAACGATCTTGCCTTTTCCTACCCTAACAAACAGATTTGTATTGTAACCTGTGGTGATGACAGGCTTATTAAG GTGTGGGATGCGGTGTCAGGGTCTAAGCAATATACTTTTGAGGGTCATGAGGCACCAGTCTATTCAGTATGTCCACATCACAAAGAAAGTATTCAG TTTATCTTCTCAACTACAATTGATGGGAAAATAAAGGCGTGGTTATACGATAACATGGGTTCAAGAGTTGACTATGATGCACCAGGTCATTCATCAACCACAATGGCCTATAGTGCTGATGGAACAAG GTTATTCTCATGTGGGACTAACAAAGAAGGAGAGTCATATCTTGTTGAATGGAATGAAAGTGAAGGAGCTGTAAAGCGTACGTTTATTGGTCTGGGGAAGCGTGCAGGTGGGGTAGTGCAATTTGACACtactaaaaatagatttttggCAGCTGGTGATGAATTCACGATCAAATTTTGGGAAATGGACAATGTTAACATGCTGACAACTACTGATGCTGACGGTGGCTTACCG GCTTCTCCTTGCCTCCGATTTAGCAAGGAAGGAATGTTGTTGGCTGTTTCGACGAGTGACAATGGGCTAAAAATCTTAGCAAATACAGATGGTGTTAGGCTTTTAAGATCCATGGAAAATCGCTCAATTGATGCTTCTAGAGTATCTTCTGCTTCTGCTGTGAAG CCCCCCATGGTGGGAAGTTTTGGGCCTCCTAACACTTCTGTTGCTGCAAGCTTTGTAGATCGAGCAGTGCCAATGACATCCATG AATGGTGAAAATCGCAATTTAGGTGATGCAAGGCCAAGAGCTGCAGAAGAGCCTTTTGATAAATCTAGAATCTGGAAACCGACTGAAATTAATGAACCATCACAGTGCAGATCCTTGAAGCTTCCTGACAGTGTAGCAGCACCGAGG GTTACAAGGTTGATATATACAAATTCAGGACACGCTATACTGGCATTAGCTGCCAATGCTGTGCACAAACTTTGGAAATGGCCCAGAAATGACCGACACCCGACAGGGAAG GCTAATGCAAGTATTGTTCCACAACTATGGCAACCTCCAAGTGGGACACTGATGACAAATGATACTAATGACACAAATCCTGAAGAGGTTGTTCCTTGTTTTGCACTTTCAAAGAATGACTCCTACGTCATGTCAGCTTCTGGAGGGAAAATATCGTTGTTCAATATGATGACTTTTAAG ACTATGACAACATTTATGCCCGCCCCACCTGCAGCAACCTTTTTGGCGTTTCATCCTCAAGATAACAATGTTATTGCCATAGGCATGGATGACTCCTCCATCCAGATATATAATGTCCGAGTTGACGAG GTAAAGACAAAGCTCAAAGGACATCAGAAAAGAATAACTGGCCTTGCTTTTTCGAATTCTCTCAATGTGCTTATATCTGCAGGAGCAGATTCTCAg CTGTGTGTTTGGAGCAGTGATACTTGGGAGAAGCAAATAAGCAAACACTTGCAGATTCCTGCTGGGCGTGCAGCTGCTCCTCAAGCAGATACTCGTGTACAATTTCACCAGGATCAGACACAATTGTTGGTAGTGCACGAAACACAGATAGCCATATTTGAAGCTCCTAAACTGGAGTGCCTCAAACAG TGGGTACCTAGAGAGGCAAGTGGACCAATTACACATGCAACATATTCTTGTGATAGCCAATCTATTTTTGTTAGTTTTGAAGATGCAAGTGTAGGTGTTCTCAGTGCTTCTACACTGCGATGGAGATGTCGGATCAATCCTACTTCATACCTCCCGGCTAATCCGAG TTCAAGGGTGCATCCGCTTGTTATCGCTGCCCATCCATCTGATCCGAATCAGTTTGCGTTGGGACTAAACGATGGTGCTGTAGTTGTACTTGAGCCGCTTGAGGCTGAAGGTAAATGGGGAACATTGCCCCCAGCTGAAAATGGTACTGGGCCAAGCACTTCAGGTGCTGCGAATTCAGATCAACCCCAGAGGTAG